Within Triticum urartu cultivar G1812 unplaced genomic scaffold, Tu2.1 TuUngrouped_contig_5540, whole genome shotgun sequence, the genomic segment TCGATTTTGCTTCAGGGTACTTGTCCGTCAGAGAATCTGTCCAAACCAGTTTTGCAGAAGAATTGTAGGCAGAGAAATAAACCCAGCCATCAAAATATTTCAGAAATTAGGCCGTTGCGTTGAGGATGCAGAGTATTGCCACGCTATTCGGAATCGAGCTAAGCTAATCAGAGTTTCGCAATGCGACTTTCCCATGCCCTGGCCCTAACGAGCGCAGCCCGAGCGCACAATGCTTATATGACTGACCCGCGCTACGAAGAAAGATGAAAACCAGAGGTACGGAACTAACCGTAGTCTTCGAGGGAAGTGACGACGAGGTTGGCGCCGGAGCCGAACCCGGCGGCGATAGCGCGGGAGAAGGAGAGGTCCCCTTCGCCGACGAGCAGGATGGTCTGAATCGACGAGTAGTGCCCCACCCGCTTAACCGCGGCATTTTGCGCGCCACTCTCCGGCGAAGCCCCCGCCATGCGCGCCTCCTCGTATCctcttcggcggcggcggcggcaagggaGGAGTAGCAGGGAGCAGCGCTGCTGCGGTGCAGCGGCGGAAGCGATTCTCGTATCGAGCCTTTGCGGAAGACTCAGAGGTTCCTTTCTGTGTACGCCGCGAGGGGCTTGTGTCGGGCCCGCGTGTCAGTGGCTTTTCAGGTTTCCTCAGCACAGTTTCTTTTTCCTTTTATTCTCGTTGGTTCGCGGGATCGGATGGGATGGCAAGACGACTTCTCGTCTTCAGTGACCATTGCTTGATTTTTCAACGACCCGAATTGACAACCACTCTGTGTCAGATAACGTGCACACCAGAGTAGGACCAAACTGCAGTGCACACAAGCATTTTATTATGTTATTATTCAACAAAACAAATCGTACATAAATCAATTCAAATCCATCTTTCGGAACACGCATGCTACACATGCAAGCTCGATGATATGCCCTGCGTTCCCTTCAACACACACCATCCAATTCGATGGCCTCACCAAGCCGCCCACCAGCAAGTCCGAAGCACGAATCAGTCTAACAGACTCTCTGCCCGCACCGCATGCACACGCTCTAGAATCAGTCGCTGTTATCTTCCGTCGTACCCCTTCAGGAGCGATCGATGCATTCACCTTGCGAGGCCATTCTGCCGTCGACACCACCATGAGGCCACAACGCCAGACATCACCACAACATACGTGCGTTCATCAACACGTGTTCGTCATCGAGGCTTTGTTGCATCATGCCGCTGAGACCTGTGTCATTATGGTAGATGCAACACCGTTCCTCCTCTTATCCCCTTCAAGCAGCACTTGCTCCAATTACAGCTGGCCAAATGGGCCGGGCCTGGCATGCCGACCCGCAAGCACGCTGGCACGACACGTGATGGGCCAGGCCCGGCACGCTCTAATCAGGCCGTGCCAGGCCCGCGGCCCGCCTTGGGCCATGCCTGGGCCTGAAGGCTGGGCACGCAGGCCGGCACAGCACGGTCCGtttatctttttttattttttattcatAAAAAACAGCCCAGCAGGCCAAAATCAACCCAAGAAACAACCTAGCAGGCCATCAGGCTAGTGGGCCAGCGTGCCTAGCGTGCCATCGGGCCGGCCCATTTGGCTCCTGGGCCGTGCTTGGGCCGGAGGGGGCAAAACGCGGGCCGGCACGGCACGGTCCGACTAATAATCGTGCCATGGCGGGCCAGGCCGTGCCAGGCACGTTTAAGATGGGCCGTGCCGTGCCGTGTCGGGCCGGCCCGTTTGGCCAGCTATGGCTCCAATACGAAACCCCCAAGAAGGAGGACAACCCTGAAGGCCCCCTCATCGTCCGATCTGAGAATCCCAGATCTGAGGTTTCTTTTTAACAACCAAAACGAGCTGACGACGACTGCAACCGATAATGCCTTTGATAAGGAGACGACGCCCAAGATGCCGCCATCGTCCGCCATGACCGAGACCAACATTGTTTTCGCCTCTCGGAACCAGACGACATGGAGGGGATTGGGGATGGTTTCCTCCTTTCCATCCTTGTCCTTGCTGGCGATGAACTCGGCCGGCTCCGCCGTGCTTCCATCAACGTATCCAAAGACTCCAGCCCCTCTCAGCTGCGGCGTGATCTGGGTGCGCCATAAGATGTAGTTGGTGCGGGTGAGGCGCTCGGTGATCTGGCCGGAGAGAGGGGAGAAAGCAGCGGCGGATGAAGCCATGGCAGGAAGAGTCAGGCTCTGTATACCATGTGGAGGAACGTCATACCCTTCATGGGCGACGATTGCGTGTTTATATAACCAGGTCGCGACCTCCTGACATAGCGTATAAAGTTGGTTCAGATTACAAACTTGGAGAGAAAGAGATAAGGAAAGTTACAACCATATATGCGAATAGCTAAAAATCCTAGTCTATCTAGATTATCTTCGGTTGGACTCCTTTCGCGATGCTTATCTCTATCGGTTCTGAACCTGTCACGTAGGTGGACCAATATTATGTTCAACACCATGGGCAAAGCCGACGACAGATCTAGATGTGATCCAGATCCGCGGCCGCCTCTGCTCCACCATCGCTATTGAACGTGGGCTCTCGCCGGCCATGGGggcgagctccgccgccgcacGACCAGGGATGCCGCCCTGGCCTCGCCCTAGCTGATCCAAGGGGATCCTGCCATGTCCAGCACCCCGGCTCCTTTGGCACTGGGCCCGGCGCCACCGCGGCCTACGCCGGCTGCAGCAGCAGAAGGGAAGGCAGTGGCTTGGTAGGCTGCTGGCGGCGCTAGGTTTTGCACCCTGGCGGCGCCCTGGGCAAGCGTCACAAGGGGGTACCTTCTAGTCGTTCTGATCTGAACAAGAAATACAACATGGTTGATCGAAACTCAACAAACATATAGCAAACTAAAATAATAATCTTAGCAGTTTTTTAAAATCAGTCACCAGGGAAGAAATCCCCTGATCTTCAATTCAAAAAGAGATTGATCCTGTTCGAACCAAATATGTTTGCAAGTATCAATCACTGccttcccgcaaaaaaaaaatcACTGCCTGATCCGGTTACATCTTAGGCGCAGTACCAGTGATAATTGAGATAACAAGTCTTGAGTCTCTTAAAAGAGAGTTACACTGCAAAGTGAGACTCTTGTCCAGGTTTACTTCTTTAACCTACACAGGTAGAAAAAACAGCATTCCCAGTACACAAAATGCCCTGCGTGTAGATCTTGGACACAAAGagaacatatgcaagataccggATGACACAACACATCTTGGAATATCTAGTGATCCTTACAACACAGACACTTATACCTCCACGCGATCCATCAACGTCTACCGTGCAACACAACCGCTCTCTGCAGCCACTCCTGGAGTAACGCGCACGCAATGGATTCCCTGAAGCAATGTTCCAGCAAGACAGAGTAATTCACATCGGTTGCTCTTCCTCCGGGCGTCATTTGCCTATGCGCTTCATACTCCCTGAGCAGACTCCGAAGGTATTCCCAGGCGAAGTGTGAGTAGCCGCCGCTCCATAGCAGCTGAAGAATGGGCCCGTGTTGGTACCAAGGCTGCTGCTGAGGTGGCGCAGGGAGATTGCCACCAAGGATCGGCAGAGCATTCAGTGATGACCCTGCAATGCTGCACAATGGCTGACTAGTCCCATGCCGATCAAAGGAAGGAGAAGCCACCATGCCATCGATGCTAACCGGAAAACACGGTTCATGCCTTTTAGCTAATCCGAGGCTGTAAGGCTCATGAGCTTTTTTTGCTATCTGAACTGTGCTGATTGGTTCAGACAATGTGCTGCTTCCATGTGACGAAATCATGTTTCTGTGCGCACTCTTCAGTTTCTTCGAGCCTCTGATACAAAATTTGAATGTGCAGCAAGCACCTAAAGCGAAAGGTTCATCGCAATTCGCACCATCTCCCCTCTTTTGGTTGTACCCAGGGTAATCCTCTATTCGGAAACTAACTTGATCAACCTTAATAAGAGAAGATCCCAATGCCAATTCCTCAATATCCCATTTATCATATGGATTCCCTGTCTTGTGGCTAACATGGATTTCACCATTTGGGCGAATCAGGTGGCTTGCATTGTGAAGGAACCCCCTCACCAACTTTTTGTGCGCGCTAAAGGTTCAATTAGCACAGAAGGTCAGTATCAAGTTAATTAAGAAAAAAAAGGCCCTAAAACAACAGACCTTTATAAGAGTACATTTTGAATGAAAGGTTATTGGGTTGACCAAACACAATAAGAAACCACCAGCTAACTACTTTATTGGCACTGTCAGAAGAAATTTAAGATACTTATGGTCAAACCAATTCATCTTCTTTCATAAAAAATCTCTACAAGCAAGCTACAACAAGAATTTTGTGCTGTTGTAAGAATGTCTTCCATCTGTAGAGACTAGAGAGTGGGCACATAGAAACTAGCAAAAGTTACCATGAAGAGCTACAAAAAGGGGTAGATGCAAATATACAAGAATTAAACAAACTTCTCCTACAGTTCGTTTCCAGTTATGGAACTATGTGACGATGGAGAGCTCAAAATAAGTTCAGTAGTGGACAACTGTGGCTAGAATCAAAAATCAAAAAAGGAAACAACTTCTCCCATAAATACTATTTATAGTCAATGTCATTTGCGTCTGCTTACAGGTTTTCTAAAAGAAGA encodes:
- the LOC125529347 gene encoding heavy metal-associated isoprenylated plant protein 41-like; this translates as MGFDRKEAAAAAEEEEVKWLKHYSSTESILIVGDGDLSFSWALAIAFCSAENLVATSIDSYEDLTRKYSKAESNIFVLKMMGATILHGIDANTMKLHNDLKMRRFDRIVFNFPHAGFKGKEDRMDVINAHKKLVRGFLHNASHLIRPNGEIHVSHKTGNPYDKWDIEELALGSSLIKVDQVSFRIEDYPGYNQKRGDGANCDEPFALGACCTFKFCIRGSKKLKSAHRNMISSHGSSTLSEPISTVQIAKKAHEPYSLGLAKRHEPCFPVSIDGMVASPSFDRHGTSQPLCSIAGSSLNALPILGGNLPAPPQQQPWYQHGPILQLLWSGGYSHFAWEYLRSLLREYEAHRQMTPGGRATDVNYSVLLEHCFRESIACALLQEWLQRAVVLHGRR